From Manduca sexta isolate Smith_Timp_Sample1 chromosome 21, JHU_Msex_v1.0, whole genome shotgun sequence, the proteins below share one genomic window:
- the LOC119190084 gene encoding cadherin-89D-like has translation MCISFHDEIGGEPFTILGNKFRAGTDYKKNNITLPDPGMELKTSALSRTGKRIHRELLFPEPIRAFDQDIGVQAAEKEIDLEAETGLPGNTFVLQIQASQVDNPLKAAQARVEIKILDLNDNLPEFEVDFYNISIVENLPNGFSVLQVMATDKDQGENGEFTYQLNDQEGAFSIDPRTGWLTVRNQSVLDREVHSSIRMKVFAKEKNPSIVGTFLDKQRVAKWRRQPTTTRTPVSKNKTTYVFPDKLGPKKENIEYLEDELMSYVKVEVTLLDANDNNPTFVPSNLYEFTIKSNAKVGSFIGKVKAVDPDLGGMVWCCMIYKELVI, from the exons ATGTGCATTTCATTCCATGATgaaatagggggcgagccctTCACCATATTGGGCAACAAATTCCGAGCTGGTActgactataaaaaaaacaatattactttaccAGACCCAGGGATGGAACTCAAGACCTCAGCTcttagtcgtacc GGGAAACGTATTCATAGGGAGTTGCTATTTCCGGAGCCAATTCGAGCATTTGACCAGGACATAGGCGTACAGGCTGCA GAGAAAGAGATAGATCTTGAAGCCGAGACCGGATTACCGG GAAACACGTTCGTACTACAAATTCAAGCATCACAAGTGGACAATCCGTTGAAGGCTGCTCAAGCGAGGGTTGAGATTAAAATACTAGACCTTAACGACAACCTGCCCGAATTTGAAGTGGACTTTTACAACATCAGCATAGTGGAGAATCTGCCAAATG GTTTCAGCGTTCTTCAAGTAATGGCGACAGATAAAGACCAAGGCGAAAATGGAGAGTTCACTTATCAACTCAATGATCAAGAAGGCGCTTTCTCTATAGATCCTAGAACGGGTTGGCTAACTGTTAGAAATcag tCAGTCTTAGACAGAGAAGTCCACTCATCAATAAGAATGAAAGTATTCGCGAAAGAGAAAAATCCAAGCATAGTTGGAACCTTTTTAGATAAGCAGCGAGTCGCAAAATGGCGTCGGCAACCCACTACAACTAGAACACCAGTATCAAAGAACAAAACAACATACGTATTCCCAGACAAACTTGGtcctaaaaaagaaaacatagaaTATCTTGAAGATGAACTCATGTCTTATGTTAAAGTCGAAGTAACGTTACTAGATGCCAATGACAACAATCCAACATTCGTGCCGAGTAACTTATAcgaatttacaataaaatcaaatgctaAGGTTGGGTCTTTTATTGGTAAAGTGAAGGCTGTTGATCCTGATTTGGGAGGAATGGTATGGTGCTGTATGATTTACAAAGAACTAGTAATTTGA